In the Necator americanus strain Aroian chromosome X, whole genome shotgun sequence genome, TCATAGCAAATGGAAGCATTACCTGATGCCTGCTTTTGCAAATCGAAGAACAACGAGATAAAGGTGATACCACCGAGGAGGGATGTTGTAAGGTAAGCCGAGATGCGTATACAGACTATTCTGCTTACTGCTTTTCTTGATTGCACAGATCTCACCGAGGTACGTGTTTGTACACGAatgacgaagaaaaataaacagtcGGTAAATTgcccttcttttttccctttgcaaaaatcaatatttaggCGGGATCGAATTGTTCATCGTCCGTAATCACTGCTAATTAGTAAAATTTTGtgtaaatagtaataaatagtaagAGTGTGGCTTTTTGAAATGTGTTTTCTGTCGTTCGTATTTGCTTCcttcattttgcaaaaataatgattcCAGCGTGGATCGAGCGCTCAGTCATTTGTTATCaatgacaaaagaaaaattgtgtcgTCGAACACGGGCTAAGAGTTTCCACATCTTCTCACGTTATATGTGAACGTATATACTGACACTTCTAATTTTTGCAGTGAGCTATCTGTGGCGTCTATATTATACtatacatttttattctacttcCAGCactatatattaatattagttATGGTACTATTTATTAATGTTTCTTTCGTTATATTGCTTTATTTCAACTCATTTATTGAGCGTAAATTCGTTCCTTTCAGTCTACTTATTGAGTAAAGGGCGTGAGTGGTGTaacggtaagaggttcggctttctacacgatcgatcggaggttcgaatccgcctgaGTGCTCACTggcctttcatccctaaggggtcgataaattggtatcacaCTTGCCTGGCAGGATacaagcactgacttgacacatcggctagccaccgcagttcattgtataggccagttacacgttcgtgaacctcaaacgattttgaatggaagtggacgtggtggcgcatcccaagcgggttgACTAACGccaaaactttatcctttatcgtttattATAATTAAGTTGTAAGTATTTTTTGATTGCTACATGAGCGGCTATACTAGAATGGGATGAGGAGGTCGCTTTCAGGACGGTCTTCAACGCGGATGATCGTTTTCAAGagtattttctttccaaatacACTCTTGACCCTGTCTGTGGGTAAAAACGGGATATATTAGCGGATAAACCGGTGCTCGGCGTGCTCccattttcttcgattttttttgaatttgtggAATGGTGTTTTCCATCCTCCCGATTCTGAAAAACTGCGCTCTAAACCCTACCTAATAGCCGTGAAAATCTAATGCTAGAAGTTCCACCAGACGCTGATTttaagaacgaaaaaaaacctgttaaTGGGAAAGGGCAGGAAGAGCAGAAGTAGTAAGTCTTTTGCAGGTTTCTGAGCAATCGATTCGACTTTAATCTGATAAGCGATGACGCATGTCATCTATAACATTTAAATTAACTGGATCTTGAATGTTTCAGTGTTAGCTTTGACTGACAAATCGTGTCGAACTAGTAGAATTGGAGTAAATGTTGTGTTGTAAAACCATCTACCTACAAATTCTCATTGGCGCAGTAATGGAAGGTTTTCGACAAGCTTTATCATGGCAGCTCAGGCATAGCATAGCATTGTTTAGCATAGCAAAGAATAAAGCTATTGCAGAACCCATAATAAGATGTTCTTCTGCATTAGCATGTCGTTTTCAATTCTTAAATATAAAGTGAAGACGAATTTCTAGGTATCCGTGACACCCGACTATGCCGAAAATAaggcaaacaaataaaagtggaTCAAGTGTTTGCCATTAGTCAATAAGGTTGGGATGCGTCACTGCGTTCACTTattttcagaatcgtttgaggtttatgaacaagTAACTAGcttgtacaatgacttgcagcaGCTGGCTGATGTaccaagccagtgtttttatcctcctggacaagtctggtatcaatttattgaccgctgagggatgaaaagcttggtttccACTAGAGCGGAATtgaacctccggtcgatcatgctgcagccacagcgcaacctcttaccgactgcgctacaccgcccaCCAGGAAAACAGATaaaagggataaaggataaagtcactggcgtattaGTCATGTGGGGAGCGCcaacctccacaacggtttagcGCCTCATAATGGCGTGAAGGTGACTCTAGGCATCGAACTGCGATGcgcagcggaggttcgtcctccggcgacacacgcacggctcgccatggagactgtctcagactatgtacttacaacgcgataACAGTGTctacagacgctgacctgcatgtccctctcggagctgcagagcgtaataaatttcacgtgattgctctgcaggagaccaagtgcaggaGGAGCGaagtacgacagatgaatgacggtacactcgtcatccGTGGGGAGAAGGTTCCGTAGCGAAATGTAGGCAGCGTTGGTTTtattgtgcacccatctgtcgtccatcttgtcgattctcacaaaatcctgtcacctcgtctggcaaTTCTTCGCCTCCACAATCTGCGtcaaaacccatcagtataaTCAACTgttactcaccaacatcagcagctgatgaatctgaATTGGACGCactttacgaggagctggagaaAGTAATCCGCAGCgggaagtccttctacaaattcgttgtcgaagacttcaacgcaaaactaggaaggGCCAAGGAAGAGGattacaggattggaagatttggactggggggtgaaaatgaaatgaaaatggcaatcgtctcacCGGGCTGCTGTCTGCCGCTCGCCTCCTTCATGGaaactttcttttcatgaagaaagatcatggtcggtggacatgggaatctcCCAATGGGGCGACTCCTGCGGAggtcgaccacatactcaccaaccggaggtggtgtctacttgacatctcattagtaccatcctttttttagtgattttgATAACCGTCttcttcgtgcgaaaatacgacttagccacacgatggaaaagaacatctactgtcagcaacgaaggagaaaagaagtcgtccacgacgattgcgtactccaGGGCTCCGTGTCctaaggtgactggcacattgaagaggacccaaacgtggactacgaggtaccgctcagaggattacgagcctgtgctgagcgtgcctcgaagccgcgcacgacaaacttggatcgaatttcgagaccaccaaggaattgttggaaagaagaagggctttgaagCTTGATCCGagtgcatcgcacattgaacggttagtagcaaacactagctgcagaaaagcgttgaaGGAGGATCTTTcaaaatacaggcagaagtaGAATCTGGAAACagtacaaagaagaacgagtctaaagaggtgccgcagggatctccgcgaatataatattccgctagcagccttgctgagcgaagacaggactcgcacgtcttctcgtcgtgagatggaaatcattacgaaACCTTCTACTCCAATCTTTTCCgctcatcaactcctgtgtcaagcccgatcatccccactggtgaagctccaccacggattctcccttcggaagtacgagtcgctatcaagagcatgaaacctggcgcagcccccggacctgattttatatcagcagactttcttcgggctggtggccatccgcttcatgtaatcttagcagcgcacatgacatcctatcttcagaaagaaaggatcccaaaccagtggaagacctcgcgaaccgttcttatccataagaaaggtgaccgagaggaccttcggaactaccgtccgatatgcttgctgagcgtgttatacaaagtattcaccaagatcatcctcacgcgcatatctaggacgctggatgaagcccagtctcaagaacaagctggattccgccaagggttcagctgcttggaccacatccagaccgtgtcgagggtcacaGAGGTTTGCCGGAATGCCGCCTGcctcttgttctaaccttcctcgactatgagaaagccttcgacagcgtagaaacgaatgctaTACTGTTAGCGCTGGTCgaccaaggtgtggacgcttcgtatgtgaggacattagccaatttcTACGATCGGTGCACCACGAAGatgctgcattgcaatggatgaTGAAATCACTTCCCTGGGAACAAAAGGGCATACGTATTggtggaagatttctctcgaaccttcgttttgcggacgacacCGTTCTATTTTCGGGCAGCACCAATTAAGCAGAAAATGATGTTCAACGAATTGAGcaaagcagggaagagaataggactgcgaataaacagaaagaaggcaTGAAGTTCATGAAGAGcacctactgcgaggacggagagTACAATTTGAAGGCtctcaaatcgtggaaactttgtCATACGTCTACCTCAGACGTTCTAttaacatggaaaacgacttgaaggaagaactaaatagaagaatgagagcagcatgggcagcattcgcagccggcaggaccaactgacggaccaaggtcttcgtgcccatccgttcgactcgacagttctcccaacgctctgttacgcagacaccgctgccacgtctaggaagcttctcactacccacagagcccttgagagatgccttctgaagcttaaccggcgcacacatcacctagccggtcttcgcagctcagacttaagaggaatgtcccgtcttcgcgacccagcggaatatatatcgaaagcaaaacatagatgggccggtcacatcatgagaagaatagACGATAGATAGACTAAAacaacgctagagtggatcccaagagatgctaaacgccctcgagggagatcGCTAACGAGACGGGGTGActtgttcgctacacggatggatcagctgagagctcagctggatacggctcaaggagctcgtcaacgtcacttgcgaaacttgagaacatcttggacgacaatggcgagggaacgaaaagagtggaagagatgctggggcccacACGtgcagtgaagacgggccatctaagcaAGTAAGTAGGTAAGTGGGGAGCGACAGAGCGCTCTACTGCATTTcgcaatcgttgaggttttggaacgcgtgttggcctatacaatgacttgcagggccCACCGATAATCAatccagtgtttttatgctaccaaacaagtctggtaccaatttatcgacctgaaaggaatgaaaggcaTGGTTATCACTAGAGCGGAGTAGAActatcgaccgtgtggctgcaGCGGACCTCTAATCGACTACGCCACACTTGCCCTGGCAAACACATATTacaagaaataatatttttttgaaaatatgatttttatcGACTGTGTTATCGCCTCCTCACCCTCAACAGAAGGAGCGTTTCAATAAATTCACACTGTCAAGGTAAATAGACAAACCTCCAGCGTAGGAGTGAGGATGTCGATTATCTCAGGCGAACcatgcacaaaaaaagaaggtgtGGTCATGCGAGCGCAAACGTCTTCCCCAGCAAAAGTTTCTCTCctgattgttttttcttgtgatcgGTCCAGTTCGCGGCGTACCTAAAATCGTCACATATTCCTCCTTATTTTCACAAATCCTGCGCGGGCCGCCGCCATGGGATCAAAATCAATCAGGTCCGGAGCAGCATTACCGAGAACAGCAATATATAATTTACTGTTACAAAGagaataaatgtgaaaaaagtaagaagaagaagatcatTCACAGAAAGACAGATCATTATCCCGCCTCTGGGCGTACAAACTAATTTCGAAGGAATAGGCAAACTTTAACTCTAACCGCTTCAACTTCTTcatgtatctaatagcttctcTAATCCTCAGTTGttcaaatttcttcgaaacatATAGTTCACACCACCGTAGTTACTCGTGAAACATTGAACATGCTACGAGCATCGTACGAATAACGCGGCAGTGGAAGAGTATTTATCATCGGACAAGTGTTTTTGTTAAATGGTCTAGACTGAAATTCTTTCACGAACATGAAAGACGAGtgtagaaaataaaggatagtatattgaaaataaaggatagtaTACTCAGGCCATTCCACAAATGCTCCGGTTTTGCATatatttctttgtattttatattttatgcaCAGACAACTTCTGGCTAAGTGTTCACTAAAGGTTTTTAATTCTCATCACCGCGTATGCAGAGAGATGGTTAGCAACGATAATTGTTCACCTTCTGAGACCGCAGTTACGGTCATCACATACTTGATCTTCTCGCAATATCAGACCACCGCGAAATCTCATCCATCCCACCGTTGTAGTTCATACGCTGCGCTGTTTTTAGCGGAATAACAAGCATATATTCAGACAAACTTCGTAAATATGTTAGAAAACGAATATGATCCGTGTTCTGCACTTGTTAACGAGACCATTTCCTAAAGTTCTCCCCGTTTCTGTTTCTCAAATAACACATTGAAAAGATCCAACGGATTTTAAAGGGTTTATGATTAAAAACCCTCACTTATTTGGTATCTTCGTTACCGATTTCGTCGATTAACGTCAACTGCCATTACCCGAAGGCGTATCTCGCAGATAGATGAAAAATTGCTACTTTAAGACTACCAGCCGTATCGATTTTGTGTCTGGAATAGGGATAAAAAgattgagagaaaaagaaaaaacgcgtGGTATAAAGTTCTGATAACTCAGAAGTGCAAAAAACCACTAGAAGAAAGTAATCATTCATCCCAGTCGAAGCATTTCTAAAAGATgacttattattttctatcataaaaagaaaaatagcttCTTTGCCGCCCTTTTTTGTGTAAGCTTCAATTTCGCTTGCGTTCGTTTCCAACTACACAGATAGGTTAGGAGCACTTTCTTTCCCTACACTTTGTGTACTTTCATCCAGTATTTCATATCTCAGACTGCAAAATTTAGAAGCCATAGCTTTcactggtgtttttttttgtaatcagTGCAACGTTATCCTGAAGCtgcaggaaaaggaaaaaactgcTCACTACTACCATCAAGACTTCGCCAATCACAAAACAAAGATGGCTGCACACTGGAACCTAAATAGATCCTAGAAGTGTGTTTTCGTAACCAGTGGATGacataaaaaattattttttttttatataaaaaaaagaggagtctGCACAAGATCGCCAACCATCGTCCAATCTACTTATTTTCAGTCATATATAGGATCTCCATAGGAATAACTCTAGAAAGGACTGAAACGACATAAAGCGAGCGATACGAACAagcaacattttgaaaaagatcCAGCACGATTCACTTAAATACAAAAGTTATCGAAAAGTTGCATGAGTGCAAACCCCTGTTTCGTATTTCTTTCAGCGACATGAAgaatgttttcaatttcaattcaattgaTGAGGAAGCACTGAATGACCAGACTCGACTCACTACATAAACATTCCTCTGTGAACTGTATAACACCTGCGAAACGAAAACTCGCTATTGCAATCCTACAATAAGATCGAGAATGTGATGAGAAAGGAGAAATAATCTATGAACTTCTCGATCGCGGTGCTGAATTTGGAATAGGATAACACTGGATTGAAAGTTCATGCTCGGCACTACGCACTCGGAACTATCCTGTCTTTGTTTCATTGGTTACCTTGTTCATATGACTTCAAGCATCGGTAATTTTGAACTACTATACTGGTCCTaaactgttttcaaaaatctgtTCCTGGCGTATTAGTCTGCCGGAAACCGTCCAAGTAATTGAGAATGAGCAAAACCATTTTTTGGAAACACCAATCGAAAGCGCATGAGCCGTTGATATCAATTGTGCTGCTTGCTTTTGTCAAATATGGTCTAGAAACAATCGACGTTTCGGCAACCTTTGCTAATTACTTTCATACTATGCAATCCTGCCACTGGAATGTAACATATATACTACGGCCACATGAAAAAGGTGCTAAAGTTACGTCATACTTCGAGAACATCTCAAACTCTAGACGATCTAGCAGCAGAACTGTGTAAGTCACGTGTTTGCGATCCTGTGAACTGGCTAATACAGTTTCTCAACTGAGTCGTGGATGGAAAGAAAACGTCTATAGATCAGCAACGATGCACAACAATACTCATCTGGAAGAAGTGCAATCTAGCCGAAGCCTCGAGTTACAGGCCAGTTTGAATGCTGTTTCACAGCATGAAGATTCTCGAAAGCATCAACGGCCGCAGAATTCAAGACATTGTCCATGTGCTCACTAATTAATGCGGTTTCGTTACAAACTGCGGTACCActgatgctatccatgctacATGGGTTCTGACTGAGAAGCAAAGTCAGAAGCAAAAACCGCTGCTTCTAGCATTCCTCGAACTGGAGAAGGCATTCAAGCACGATCAGCATGAAGTCTTGGTACGCTTCGGGTCAACATGCTGtcaaaacaaataatcaaATGTGTCCTAATCTTTTCTGTTGACCTAAGAAATTGAGTACAAGAGGCTCGGCGGTCGGCGGAATTCTCCATCTTTGTCGGTTTAGCTCTCTCCCCTGCTCTTCATAGACGCCGTCTATACCAAAACAAGAAATCTGCACCGTGGACGCTATTTTGCACCGATGCTAGCGTCTCAAAACAAAGAACGCAGCAAACTCAACTGCAGTGCTATCAAATGGCTGGGCCTCAACGTCAAAAGATCAGTTACGTGACGACAATCGTAAATGAGCCATCACTATCTTTACTGGTGGCGTAGACCTTCTGAGGATCGCCATTTCTAAATATCTGGGTTCGATGATAGCATTCAACGACAGCTTTACACGTGAGGTTATCATCCATCAAACGGGGCATGGGTGAAATGGCGATAGCCATTTGGCATGCTCTTCGGCAAAGAATGCCTGAACGTCTCAAGTCGAAGGTATATGGAACCGTCATTCGACCTGTAGCGCTCTATGAAGTCAAGTGATAGGTCGCGATCCAAGAAGCGGTAATCCGTCTCGAATTGATGGAAATGAAGATGAAGCAAGGGACGATTAGTGTCACCCGCTTCGACCATATCTGCAGCGCAGATATCCAACAACGACTAGGCGTATTTCCGATAGCCGAGAAAATGGGTGAAACTCACGTGCAGTGTTGCTGTCATGTCCTACGGGTGACAACTACACACTTCGTAAAACTGGGATAAGCGTAGATCTGCAAGAAAAGTGAACATAGGACGGCCGAAACAACGCTGACTTGATAACAATCATAATAGCGTGAAGTAAGTAGGCGTTTGCTTTAATCAAGCGCGCGAAAGAGGCAACTAATCACCAAAATCCCGCCACTGAACGGGAAAAacgctgaagaaaaagaatgcgGATACGCTTCCGAAGAACAAGAACGATAGGAAAGAATTTCCTGGCTACTCAACATAATCATAAATCAGCTGCTCAAATATGTCCCTGCCCACCTCAGCAGTTCTAGcaacttcctaaaacatcTCCGCAGTACCTCGtttgagcgtgaatgtgtAGTAGAGACCTTTGAAGTTACGTCACTCTACacgaacgtttcaaacgatgtagcgatgcaggctgttcacgaactgctcacgcagcgCCAGGCTTCATTGAACATGTACGGATTCAGCATTAGGCAGATCATGACATTGATAAACGAATGCTtgaattgctctattttccgatggtcaggacagtactaccgacaacttagaggtctagctatgggacaaaggctggcacccactctcgccattgttttcatggccaagatcgaaaagcctataatAGACAGCAAACCACTGTTGCattatcgttacatagatgattgttgcgtCGTCTGCTCAACACAAGCAGAACTAGACGCGTGCTTCAATATTCTCAAtcagcagtgtccgcacattaagttcacaagggagaaatcgatagacaactggttggctttcttgaatgtgcacatttttttgcggaacgggatatgtaagactaagtggtaccgaaaacccagtagcaaaaacatcctaatccactatctttcagcgcatcccagcaaaatgaaaaaatctgttataggtaacatgtacagaacggcggcaagagtctcatcgagtagccaggaaaaagcatggtctataaatgtggcccataaagtagcaatgtccaatgggtacccaactggagatggtgctacccgacaagcacggTATTCCTCTCGAAgacccaacgtagtggatggcacagaaaagatccctttctgtttatcttatatatctgatgatagCAGAGCAGTACAGGGCTGTCcacgaaaagcgggtctacagaatgacgtgagggttgtggaaatacctccagcaaacctcaagggtcagctgatacgtaaccgtgtgtatgatcgactctgcacaactcccagctgcgtagtttgcccgtatggcagagagggtgattgcatgatacgggagtggtgtatcgtatcacgtgcaggttgtgcggtgacgattatataggggaaacgggacgctcactgtgtattagggtcaaggagcatctagatggactcgaaaaatcaaaaaccttcaccccacttggagcacaccgtagaatatgtcatccaaactccgaagtagaggtagaagttcgtatattatcctacgagtccgaaatcacagcacgcagaatactagaggccttttggataaccgccaaaagtccaaaaatgaacaagaaggacgagtgcattgcgatcacaaacgagttatccccatgtcaagacctatgcgggttttgatccacggggcgggccgtgaggtctctatataaaacccttatgactcgtagttgtggtacgtggtggtctgctgtgttaacaagtctagctaatgaggtaagtaatagcctatgtgttgctgttgagtttgcttaccgtttgagtgctttctgtagggtgatgaggcgcttgaggggataagtcactaatggctttgagtttttgaGTTGAGTTTCCAGACTCTGACGAaagcgataacgccgaaacgttagccgttgttaaataaagacgatcaacaccaatcttggctacagctcaaatcaattaaaacaAGAACACACTCCAGAGAAGAACGCTCTGCTTCTCTCCTCAACTTTAACCAGGAGTTTAACATAATCTTAGGTCACTTCAAACGTTTGAAACCGCACTCGTCTGCAGAAGCGACATATCTATGATCTTTGGAAGTTGTCGGAAGTGCCACAATGGGCACTAATAAAAAGGTGCATGTTTTTTAGCAGGAGAAAACTAGAAGAAGCCTTTTCTTCTTGACACCAGTTCAAACTGAACGTatctttgattgatttgcCTGAGCTATAGCCAACATTGGtgttgatcttctttattaactaacagctaacgtttcggcgttatcagcttcgtcaaag is a window encoding:
- a CDS encoding hypothetical protein (NECATOR_CHRX.G23680.T1), which produces MKPGAAPGPDFISADFLRAGGHPLHVILAAHMTSYLQKERIPNQWKTSRTVLIHKKGDREDLRNYRPICLLSVLYKVFTKIILTRISRTLDEAQSQEQAGFRQGFSCLDHIQTVSRVTEVCRNAACLLF
- a CDS encoding hypothetical protein (NECATOR_CHRX.G23681.T1), whose product is MGSIRSRQDQLTDQGLRAHPFDSTVLPTLCYADTAATSRKLLTTHRALERCLLKLNRRTHHLAGLRSSDLRGMSRLRDPAEYISKAKHRWAGHIMRRIDDR
- a CDS encoding hypothetical protein (NECATOR_CHRX.G23682.T2), whose translation is MGEMAIAIWHALRQRMPERLKSKVAIQEAVIRLELMEMKMKQGTISVTRFDHICSADIQQRLGVFPIAEKMGQYYRQLRGLAMGQRLAPTLAIVFMAKIEKPIIDSKPLLHYRYIDDCCVVCSTQAELDACFNILNQQCNMYRTAARVSSSSQEKAWSINVAHKVAMSNGYPTGDGATRQARKRSDDNQIQRMTHRLALTSFADFGNLTDHQTTQLRVKEVTRDLMGQHVSDKYI
- a CDS encoding hypothetical protein (NECATOR_CHRX.G23682.T1), with translation MQAVHELLTQRQASLNMYGFSIRQIMTLINECLNCSIFRWSGQYYRQLRGLAMGQRLAPTLAIVFMAKIEKPIIDSKPLLHYRYIDDCCVVCSTQAELDACFNILNQQCPHIKFTREKSIDNWLAFLNVHIFLRNGICKTKWYRKPSSKNILIHYLSAHPSKMKKSVIGNMYRTAARVSSSSQEKAWSINVAHKVAMSNGYPTGDGATRQARYSSRRPNVVDGTEKIPFCLSYISDDSRAVQGCPRKAGLQNDVRVVEIPPANLKGQLIRNRVYDRLCTTPSCVVCPYGREGDCMIREWCIVSRAGCAVTII